A single genomic interval of Lacrimispora sphenoides JCM 1415 harbors:
- a CDS encoding helix-turn-helix domain-containing protein — protein sequence MEEKYYSVEQISEMLNIHPKTIQRYIREGKLRAGKIGKSWRVTGHDLSVFMESTKLQSGKETSHSFKKSDYEIKVSSVIDIDVEGMDDAIRIMNTVTAALNTNLPEYGHPTMHAQFLESECKVRVTIWGNIQFAQAIIQLIMELVETIRQEDY from the coding sequence ATGGAGGAAAAATATTATTCAGTGGAGCAAATATCAGAAATGCTCAATATCCACCCAAAGACAATCCAGCGCTACATCAGGGAAGGCAAGCTGAGAGCAGGAAAGATCGGAAAAAGCTGGAGGGTGACCGGACATGACTTAAGTGTTTTTATGGAAAGCACAAAATTACAAAGCGGGAAGGAAACCAGCCATTCTTTTAAAAAATCCGACTATGAAATAAAGGTGTCTTCTGTAATTGATATCGACGTCGAGGGTATGGATGATGCCATTCGTATTATGAATACTGTTACTGCCGCGCTGAATACCAATCTCCCGGAATATGGCCATCCGACCATGCATGCACAATTTCTGGAATCAGAATGCAAAGTTCGTGTCACCATATGGGGGAACATCCAATTTGCACAGGCAATCATTCAGTTAATTATGGAATTGGTTGAAACCATTAGACAGGAGGATTATTAA
- a CDS encoding DUF4180 domain-containing protein has translation MNIKTIRNQNIVILNKDEKISTAQDILDIMASSQYQCDCIGMTLYKESLYESFFDLKTGLAGEILQKFSNYRFKLAIIGDFSNYTSKSLRDFIYECNKGNQIYFKNDLDSALSALVPEKSMER, from the coding sequence ATGAATATAAAAACAATAAGAAACCAGAATATTGTAATTCTTAATAAGGACGAAAAGATATCCACGGCTCAAGATATACTTGATATAATGGCTTCGTCCCAATACCAATGTGATTGCATCGGCATGACCCTGTATAAAGAAAGCCTTTATGAAAGCTTCTTTGATCTTAAAACAGGTTTAGCAGGGGAAATCCTGCAGAAATTTTCAAACTACCGTTTTAAGCTCGCAATCATAGGGGATTTTTCAAACTATACCAGCAAAAGTCTAAGGGACTTTATTTATGAATGCAACAAAGGAAACCAGATTTACTTTAAGAATGACTTAGATAGCGCCTTATCGGCGCTGGTACCGGAAAAATCCATGGAACGTTAA